A single genomic interval of Daucus carota subsp. sativus chromosome 1, DH1 v3.0, whole genome shotgun sequence harbors:
- the LOC108210752 gene encoding dehydration-responsive element-binding protein 3: MTASSELESSSNSFSCSPSSPASPELVKSKNDSEKALEPNRKPKRMRENSKHPVYHGVRMRNWGKWVSEIREPRKKNRIWLGTFATPEMAARAHDVAALSIKGNSAILNFPDLADSFPRPASNSPRDVQAAATKAAAMEKFDTTLPSPSSSSSSSLTSSSSLSSLVSSIDLSTSDELTEIVELPSLGTCFDSAELKNDFVLIDSVDGWFYPPLWPLENAYDGDVAADTGEFRFEFF, from the coding sequence ATGACGGCTAGTTCCGAGCTCGAGAGCAGCTCGAACTCGTTCTCGTGTTCTCCCTCGTCGCCGGCCTCTCCGGAGTTGGTAAAGTCGAAAAATGATTCGGAGAAGGCAttggaaccgaaccgaaaaccgaaaaGAATGCGGGAGAATAGCAAGCATCCGGTTTATCACGGAGTTCGAATGCGCAACTGGGGTAAATGGGTGTCCGAAATTCGGGAGCCTCGAAAGAAAAATCGCATTTGGCTCGGAACATTCGCAACACCCGAAATGGCTGCTAGGGCTCACGACGTAGCCGCGCTGAGCATTAAAGGCAATTCGGCGATTCTAAATTTCCCTGATCTCGCGGACTCGTTTCCCCGTCCGGCCTCGAATTCCCCACGAGACGTTCAAGCCGCGGCAACCAAGGCAGCCGCAATGGAAAAATTCGATACCACGTTACCATCACCTTCTTCGTCTTCATCGTCGTCTCTGACATCCTCGTCATCACTCTCCTCACTAGTTTCGTCAATAGACTTGTCGACTTCTGACGAACTAACCGAAATCGTCGAGTTACCGAGTCTCGGGACGTGTTTCGACTCCGCGGAGCTAAAAAACGATTTCGTATTAATCGACTCAGTGGATGGGTGGTTTTACCCGCCGCTATGGCCTCTCGAAAATGCTTATGATGGTGACGTTGCTGCTGACACCGGGGAATTCAGATTCGAGTT